TTAGCACAAATGCCTGGTCAAACAGCTGCAGCGCACCAATAATCGCCATCGTGCTGACCAGGAAGGTCGTCGGCCGCAGCTGCGGCCAAGTGATGAAGCGGAAGCTGGCCCATTTGTTCGCCCCGTCCAGCCGTGCCGATTCATAGAGATAATACGGGACACCCTGCAGACCGGCCAGATAAATAATCATGTTGGAGCCCACGGATTGCCAGAGGGTGAGCATCACAATGGACAGCATGGCCGTACTTGTCTCAGACAGCCAGGCCGGGCCGGTAATGCCCACATAGGACAGCAAGCCGTTCACCAGACCGAATTCAGGATGCAGCAGCCAGATCCATACGGTCGCCGCCGCTACCGCCGAGGTCAGCGTGGGCAAATAATAGAAGGTGCGGAAGAGCTTAACCCCCCGCCATGCCCTGCTCAGCAGCATCGACAGCAGCAGGGAAATGATAATATTCAGCGGAACAAAAATAATCGAGTACAAGAACACATTCTTGAACGTCTTCCATAGCAGACTGTCGTCTATCAGGCGACGGTAGTTCTCCAGGCCGACCCAGTCATTTCTGCTAAGCACATCATAGTTGGTGAAGCTTAAATATAGAGCCATCACAACAGGGATGACTGTAAATACAGCGAACAGCAGCACCGTAGGCGTAATGAATACATAGGCCGTCCGGGCTTCGTGCCGTTCCACTTTTCTCATGGAAGCCATACAACTCCCCCTCTCCTCATCCGGCAAGCTTCCAGGGCAGACTACTTAACAACCGCATTGTCCTTCAGCATCTTGTCGCCTTGCTCCTGAGCCTTCTTC
This genomic interval from Paenibacillus sp. FSL H8-0332 contains the following:
- a CDS encoding sugar ABC transporter permease, with translation MASMRKVERHEARTAYVFITPTVLLFAVFTVIPVVMALYLSFTNYDVLSRNDWVGLENYRRLIDDSLLWKTFKNVFLYSIIFVPLNIIISLLLSMLLSRAWRGVKLFRTFYYLPTLTSAVAAATVWIWLLHPEFGLVNGLLSYVGITGPAWLSETSTAMLSIVMLTLWQSVGSNMIIYLAGLQGVPYYLYESARLDGANKWASFRFITWPQLRPTTFLVSTMAIIGALQLFDQAFVLTQGGPANVTKTPVYLIYQQGFNQLQMGYASAQAFVLAVAILIFSLINMRVSKAEESII